The Theropithecus gelada isolate Dixy unplaced genomic scaffold, Tgel_1.0 HiC_scaffold_16059, whole genome shotgun sequence genome window below encodes:
- the LOC112617341 gene encoding testis-specific protein 10-interacting protein-like: RQERQRFAEYQAELQGIQHRVQARPFLFQQAMQANARLTVTRRFSQVLSALGLDEEQLLSEAGKVDREGTPRKPRSHRSMGVRMEHSPQRPPRTEPTGSQPDRHYKPSLDPECSF, encoded by the exons GCGCCAGGAGCGACAACGCTTTGCTGAGTACCAAGCGGAGCTGCAAGGCATCCAGCACAGGGTGCAGGCCCGGCCCTTCCTGTTCCAGCAGGCCATGCAG gCCAATGCCCGGCTCACTGTCACTCGGCGCTTCTCCCAGGTGCTGTCAGCACTGGGGCTGGATGAAGAGCAACTGCTGTCCGAGGCAGGAAAGGTGGACAGAGAAGGCACCCCCAGGAAACCCAG GAGCCACAGGTCAATGGGGGTGAGAATGGAGCACTCTCCTCAGAGGCCCCCAAGGACAGAACCCACCGGCAGCCAGCCTGACAGGCACTACAAGCCCAGCCTGGACCCGGAGTGCAGTTTCTGA
- the LOC112617342 gene encoding U4/U6.U5 tri-snRNP-associated protein 1, whose protein sequence is MGSSKKHRGEKEATGTTAAASTGGATEQPPRHREHKKHKHRSGGSGGSGGERRKRSRERGGERGSGRRGAEAEARSSTHGRERSQAEPSERRVKREKRDDGYEAAASSKTSSGDASSLSIEETNKLRAKLGLKPLEVNAIKKEAGTKEEPVTADVINPMALRQREELREKLAAAKEKRLLNQKLGKIKTLGEDDPWLDDTAAWIERSRQLQKEKDLAEKRAKLLEEMDQEFGVSTLVEEEFGQRRQDLYSARDLQGLTVEHAIDSFREGETMILTLKDKGVLQEEEDVLVNVNLVDKERAEKNVELRKKKPDYLPYAEDESVDDLAQQKPRSILSKYDEELEGEQPHSFRLEQGGMADGLRERELEEIRAKLRLQAQSLSTVGPRLASEYLTPEEMVAFRRTKRRVRKIRKKEKEVVVRADDLLPLGDQTQDGDFGSRLRGRGRRRVSEVEEEKEPVPQPLPSDDTRVENMDISDEEEGGAPQPGSPQVLEEDEAELELQKQLEKGRRLRQLQQLQQLRDSGEK, encoded by the exons ATGGGGTCGTCCAAGAAACACCGCGGAGAGAAGGAGGCGACCGGGACGACGGCGGCGGCCAGCACCGGGGGCGCCACCGAGCAGCCGCCGCGGCACCGGGAACACAAAAAACACAAGCACCGGAGTGGCGGCAGTGGCGGTAGCGGTGGCGAACGACGGAAGCGGAGCCGGGAACGTGGGGGCGAGCGCGGGAGCGGGCGGCGCGGGGCCGAAGCTGAGGCCCGGAGCAGCACGCACGGGCGGGAGCGCAGCCAGGCAGAGCCCTCGGAGCGGCGTGTGAAGCGGGAGAAACGCGATGACGGCTATGAGGCCG cTGCCAGCTCCAAAACTAGCTCAGGCGATGCCTCCTCACTCAGCATTGAGGAGACCAA TAAACTCCGGGCAAAGTTGGGGCTGAAACCCTTGGAGGTCAATGCCATCAAGAAGG AGGCGGGCACCAAGGAGGAGCCCGTGACAGCCGATGTCATCAATCCTATGGCCTTGCGACAGCGAGAGGAGCTGCGGGAGAAGCTGGCGGCTGCCAAGGAGAAGCGCCTGCTGAACCAAAAGCTGGG GAAGATAAAGACCCTAGGAGAGGATGATCCCTGGCTGGACGACACTGCAGCCTGGATCGAGAGGAGCCGGCAGCTGCAGAAGGAGAAAGACCTGGCAGAGAAGAGG GCAAAGTTACTGGAGGAGATGGACCAAGAGTTTGGTGTCAGCACTCTGGTAGAGGAGGAGTTCGGGCAGAGACGGCAG GACCTGTACAGTGCCCGGGACCTGCAGGGCCTCACCGTGGAGCATGCCATTGATTCCTTCCGAGAAGGGGAGACCATGATCCTCACTCTTAAGGACAAAG GCGtgctgcaggaggaggaggacgtgCTGGTGAACGTGAACCTGGTGGATAAGGAGCGGGCAGAGAAGAATGTGGAGCTGCGGAAGAAGAAGCCCGACTACCTGCCTTATGCCGAGGACGAGAGTGTGGACGACCTGGCGCAG CAAAAACCTCGCTCTATCCTGTCGAAGTACGACGAAGAGCTTGAGGGGGAGCAGCCGCATTCCTTCCGCTTGGAGCAGGGGGGCATGGCCGATGGCCTGCGGGAACGGGAGTTGGAGGAGATCCGGGCCAAGCTGCGGCTGCAGGCTCAGTCCCTGAGCACGGTGGGGCCCCGGCTGGCCTCCGAGTACCTCACGCCCGAGGAGATG gTGGCCTTTAGAAGGACCAAGCGGAGGGTGAGGAAAATCCgcaagaaggagaaggaggtcGTAGTGCGGGCGGATGACCTGTTGCCTCTCGGGGACCAGACTCAGGATGGGGACTTTGGTTCCAG ACTGCGGGGACGGGGTCGCCGCCGAGTGTCcgaggtggaggaggagaaggagcccGTGCCTCAGCCCCTGCCGTCGGATGACACCCGAGTGGAGAACATGGACATCAGTGATGAGG AGGAAGGTGGAGCTCCACAGCCGGGGTCCCCGCAGGTGCTGGAGGAGGACGAGGCGGAGCTGGAGCTGCAGAAGCAGCTGGAGAAGGGACGCCGGCTGCGACAGttacagcagctgcagcagctgcgAGACAGTGGCGAGAAG